One genomic window of Polyangium aurulentum includes the following:
- a CDS encoding CDP-alcohol phosphatidyltransferase family protein: MRTRLATFHAADLGRIPNLVSMMRLPLAALFPLVVENAPAALAVLAAAGLTDVLDGWLARRSGQTTTVGAVVDPIADKVFAATVVITLLSHHKMPGWALPALLSREILEAPLVLWVLLSRRFRGARKSEARANVPGKLATTVQFAAVLTAIAAPALVSVTLVAAAVSGAAAGVSYWARELGRARRLPAAPELTRSA; the protein is encoded by the coding sequence ATGCGCACCCGGCTGGCGACGTTTCATGCCGCCGACCTCGGCCGGATACCCAACCTGGTCAGCATGATGCGGCTGCCGCTCGCGGCGCTCTTCCCGCTGGTGGTCGAGAACGCGCCCGCGGCGCTGGCGGTGCTCGCCGCCGCCGGGCTCACCGACGTGCTCGACGGCTGGCTCGCGCGGCGCAGCGGTCAGACGACGACCGTGGGCGCGGTGGTCGATCCCATCGCGGACAAGGTGTTCGCAGCGACGGTGGTGATCACGCTGCTCTCCCACCACAAGATGCCCGGCTGGGCGCTGCCGGCGCTGCTCTCGCGCGAGATCCTCGAGGCGCCGCTCGTGCTCTGGGTGCTCCTGAGCCGCAGGTTCCGGGGCGCGCGGAAATCGGAGGCGCGCGCCAACGTGCCGGGCAAGCTCGCCACGACCGTGCAGTTCGCGGCCGTGCTCACCGCGATCGCGGCTCCCGCGCTGGTCTCCGTGACGCTCGTCGCGGCGGCAGTCTCGGGCGCTGCGGCGGGTGTGTCGTACTGGGCTCGCGAGCTCGGGCGCGCCCGGCGGCTGCCTGCAGCCCCCGAGCTGACGCGGAGCGCCTGA
- a CDS encoding universal stress protein, with translation MTTGANAIVVPIDFEEASLKALDLAKELAAQTGGEVVLVHVYQIPVYTYPGLEPTLVPSFHAEVTAAAKRAMATISTQAGNLRAMLREGEPATEILAAAEEAGARMIVMGTHGRKGIAHFFLGSVAEKVVRKSPIPVMTVRAS, from the coding sequence ATGACGACGGGGGCGAACGCGATAGTGGTGCCGATCGACTTCGAGGAAGCCTCGCTCAAGGCGCTCGATCTCGCGAAGGAGCTCGCCGCGCAGACCGGGGGCGAGGTGGTGCTCGTGCACGTCTATCAAATCCCCGTCTACACCTACCCGGGGCTCGAGCCGACGCTCGTGCCGAGCTTCCACGCCGAGGTGACGGCCGCAGCCAAGCGGGCGATGGCGACGATCTCGACGCAGGCAGGCAACCTGCGCGCGATGCTGCGCGAGGGCGAGCCGGCGACGGAGATCCTGGCCGCCGCGGAGGAGGCGGGGGCGCGCATGATCGTGATGGGAACCCATGGTCGGAAGGGCATCGCGCACTTCTTCCTCGGCAGCGTGGCCGAGAAGGTGGTCCGCAAGAGTCCGATCCCCGTGATGACGGTGCGGGCGTCGTGA
- a CDS encoding DUF4398 domain-containing protein, which produces MKRWNVGSSCRWIFAAVLSLAGCGGAAVPSPELAAARVEISRARWSPLAERALPELSEAEEALAQAEAEHLRRPGSAAERDAAYVARRKAERARISGLYAADLEALHRARRSVERLRATRAEPKESVPEGVAASR; this is translated from the coding sequence ATGAAGCGGTGGAACGTCGGGTCGTCATGTCGTTGGATCTTCGCGGCGGTGCTTTCGCTCGCGGGGTGCGGCGGCGCGGCCGTGCCATCGCCGGAGCTCGCAGCCGCGCGCGTCGAGATCTCGCGAGCGCGGTGGAGCCCGCTCGCTGAACGAGCGCTGCCCGAGCTTTCAGAAGCAGAAGAAGCGCTCGCGCAGGCAGAGGCCGAACATCTTCGCAGGCCTGGAAGCGCGGCCGAGCGCGACGCCGCCTACGTGGCGCGGCGCAAGGCGGAGCGGGCGCGCATCAGCGGCCTGTACGCGGCCGACCTCGAGGCGCTGCATCGCGCGCGCCGCTCGGTCGAGCGTCTACGTGCGACGAGGGCCGAGCCCAAAGAGAGCGTGCCCGAGGGGGTTGCGGCTTCGCGTTAG
- a CDS encoding cobalamin ABC transporter substrate-binding protein, translating into MTSGSARTAGKAASALAFGAALSWAAFGCGGAGVPAADPSAFSRFPGWESRAKDVFDDDIDPAAVGLTTEALSSRTDPFLRERAQTAELVARFRVSTVTVDTFGAEVSYHLGIQVIPPPFIEPKLSESSFELYIRPTGRAYAIVKAFDARLRGSSFIGFIHRFAGEGGEPEIHWHLSPDSAEVAAAVKEALALAELSGS; encoded by the coding sequence ATGACGAGCGGCTCGGCGCGTACGGCCGGAAAGGCGGCCTCGGCGCTCGCGTTCGGGGCGGCCTTGTCGTGGGCCGCGTTCGGGTGCGGAGGGGCCGGTGTGCCCGCCGCGGACCCCTCGGCCTTTTCGCGCTTCCCCGGCTGGGAGAGCCGCGCCAAGGACGTCTTCGACGACGACATCGACCCCGCGGCCGTCGGCCTCACCACCGAGGCCCTCTCCTCCCGGACCGATCCCTTCCTGCGCGAGCGCGCTCAGACTGCCGAGCTCGTCGCTCGATTCCGGGTGAGTACGGTCACGGTCGACACGTTCGGCGCGGAGGTGTCGTATCACCTCGGGATCCAGGTCATCCCGCCGCCGTTCATCGAGCCCAAGCTCTCGGAGTCTTCGTTCGAGCTTTACATCCGCCCCACCGGCCGGGCGTACGCCATCGTGAAGGCGTTCGACGCGCGGCTGCGGGGTAGTTCGTTCATCGGCTTCATCCACCGCTTCGCGGGCGAAGGCGGGGAGCCGGAGATTCACTGGCATCTTTCACCGGACAGCGCCGAGGTGGCCGCTGCGGTGAAGGAAGCCCTCGCCCTGGCGGAGCTGTCCGGATCGTGA
- a CDS encoding NifU family protein, producing the protein MIAPLVRADQGELYIVAVEPDQITLHLAGMCSGCPGASLTTKSVIEPAVHAVAPSARVVVTSGIRIPDGASLVT; encoded by the coding sequence GTGATCGCGCCGCTTGTGCGAGCCGATCAGGGCGAGCTCTACATCGTGGCGGTCGAGCCCGATCAGATCACGCTGCACCTTGCCGGAATGTGCTCGGGGTGCCCTGGCGCGAGCCTCACGACGAAGAGCGTCATCGAGCCTGCCGTGCATGCTGTCGCGCCTTCCGCGCGTGTGGTCGTCACGAGCGGCATCCGCATCCCTGACGGCGCATCCCTCGTGACCTGA
- a CDS encoding M28 family metallopeptidase yields the protein MEGEAKAGTPQRTSKRRRRLWRALVVLGLITLLLVLDQLGVRELSGRDFPPRDPLSSSLRAHVEQLASPSWGGRVPGTEGNAAAARYLAEALEAAGVKPFPSLGGYLQPLAEPASPLGHNVLGWIPPHPGDGPASVVVLGAHFDHIGKTSEGLLLGADDNAAAVAVLLGALPSILAVHPRPYGVAIAFFNTEEAPYFGTVRQGSRRFVAALPNEIGEVRAIRLAVVLDLVGGVVWRRTASTLFACGAEKTSGLGELVDGVREEGLDVRRLGIHLVENIPGYAPQPFSDYDIFRKMRVPFLFLSSGRTPRYHRPSDLPDTLHYDRMAQTSRWIARLVAAAGPPGEARVFEPKGEDYAADLATLRFTIDAAAKPWSSVPGTSPMTAIRLLGDRARLEAMAEPGHVWTAADALSLERAGFRLQCLLYRFPVCFTL from the coding sequence GTGGAGGGCGAGGCGAAAGCGGGGACGCCGCAGCGCACTTCCAAGCGGCGAAGACGGCTGTGGCGCGCGCTGGTTGTCCTCGGGCTCATCACGCTGCTGCTCGTGCTCGATCAGCTCGGCGTGCGCGAGCTGTCGGGTCGAGATTTCCCTCCGCGCGATCCGCTCTCGTCCTCGCTGCGCGCGCACGTCGAGCAGCTCGCGTCGCCTTCGTGGGGTGGTCGCGTGCCCGGGACCGAGGGCAACGCCGCGGCGGCGCGCTACCTGGCCGAGGCGCTCGAGGCTGCGGGCGTGAAGCCGTTTCCGTCGCTCGGGGGCTACTTGCAGCCGCTGGCGGAGCCGGCGTCGCCGCTCGGGCACAACGTGCTTGGCTGGATCCCGCCCCACCCTGGCGATGGGCCGGCGTCGGTGGTGGTGCTCGGGGCGCACTTCGATCACATCGGCAAGACCTCGGAGGGCTTGCTGCTCGGCGCGGACGACAATGCGGCAGCGGTCGCGGTGTTGCTCGGCGCGCTGCCTTCGATCCTCGCGGTGCATCCGCGCCCGTATGGGGTGGCGATCGCGTTCTTCAACACGGAAGAGGCGCCGTATTTCGGAACGGTCCGACAAGGCTCGCGGCGCTTCGTCGCGGCGCTGCCGAACGAGATCGGCGAAGTGCGTGCGATCCGCCTGGCGGTGGTGCTCGATCTGGTGGGCGGCGTCGTCTGGCGGAGGACGGCGAGCACGCTGTTCGCTTGCGGGGCCGAGAAGACGAGCGGGTTGGGGGAGCTGGTCGACGGCGTGCGCGAGGAGGGGCTCGACGTGCGGCGGCTCGGCATCCACCTGGTCGAGAACATCCCTGGATACGCGCCGCAGCCGTTCTCGGACTACGACATCTTCCGCAAGATGCGCGTGCCGTTTCTGTTTCTGTCGAGCGGTCGCACGCCGCGCTACCACAGGCCCTCGGACCTGCCGGACACGCTGCACTACGACCGGATGGCGCAAACGTCGCGATGGATCGCGCGGCTCGTCGCGGCGGCAGGTCCGCCAGGCGAGGCGCGCGTGTTCGAGCCGAAGGGGGAGGATTACGCGGCGGATCTTGCGACGCTCAGGTTCACGATCGACGCGGCGGCGAAGCCATGGAGCAGCGTCCCAGGCACGAGCCCGATGACGGCGATCCGGCTTCTGGGGGACCGCGCGAGGCTGGAAGCGATGGCGGAGCCTGGCCACGTGTGGACGGCGGCGGACGCGCTCTCGCTGGAGCGAGCAGGATTCCGGTTGCAGTGCTTGCTCTACCGGTTTCCGGTTTGCTTTACGCTTTGA
- a CDS encoding DUF362 domain-containing protein: protein MRDLSRRELLQRVGAAGIVLGGAAAVARLRYDPGLVSAAASKERPQTRDYRLREAPAELAQLAVAKNDPEPEALVRKAVEALGGMKRFISRGDIVVVKPNIGWDRTPIQAANTNPRVVAEVVKLAFDAGAKRVVVTDASCNEPGRCFQRSGIWKATYDVGAEVVLPAAHRFRGMRLKGEVLDEWPVYTPLINADKVINVPVAKHHNLSRYTAAMKNWYGSLGGRRNRLHQNIDVSIADLATFMQPTLTIVDGFRVLMRNGPQGGNVADAKEMRTVIASVDQVAADAYGCQLIGRTAEEIPYIRMAHERGLGTMQWKDLRWVEV from the coding sequence ATGCGTGACCTTTCGCGCCGAGAGCTCCTCCAGCGCGTGGGCGCTGCGGGGATTGTCCTGGGGGGCGCCGCCGCAGTGGCGCGTCTTCGTTATGATCCCGGCCTGGTGAGCGCCGCGGCCTCGAAAGAGCGACCGCAGACGCGCGACTATCGCCTCCGCGAGGCGCCCGCCGAGCTTGCGCAGCTCGCGGTGGCCAAGAACGACCCCGAGCCCGAAGCGCTCGTGCGCAAGGCCGTCGAGGCGCTCGGCGGGATGAAGCGCTTCATCTCGCGCGGCGACATCGTGGTCGTGAAGCCGAATATCGGCTGGGATCGCACGCCCATCCAGGCCGCGAACACGAATCCGCGGGTGGTGGCCGAGGTCGTGAAGCTCGCGTTCGACGCGGGGGCCAAGCGCGTCGTGGTGACGGACGCGTCGTGCAACGAGCCGGGGCGCTGTTTTCAGCGTTCGGGCATCTGGAAGGCCACGTACGACGTCGGCGCGGAGGTGGTCCTGCCGGCGGCGCATCGGTTCCGCGGGATGCGGCTCAAGGGCGAGGTGCTCGACGAGTGGCCGGTGTACACGCCGCTCATCAATGCGGACAAGGTCATCAACGTGCCCGTCGCGAAGCACCACAACCTGTCGCGCTACACGGCCGCGATGAAGAACTGGTACGGCTCGCTCGGGGGCCGCAGGAACAGATTGCACCAGAACATCGACGTATCCATCGCCGATCTCGCCACGTTCATGCAGCCGACGCTCACGATCGTCGACGGCTTCCGCGTGCTCATGCGCAATGGCCCGCAGGGCGGCAACGTGGCGGACGCGAAGGAGATGCGGACGGTGATCGCGTCGGTCGATCAGGTGGCGGCCGACGCGTACGGCTGCCAGCTCATCGGGCGCACCGCAGAGGAGATCCCCTACATTCGCATGGCGCACGAGCGCGGCCTCGGGACCATGCAATGGAAGGATCTCCGCTGGGTGGAGGTCTAG
- a CDS encoding serine/threonine protein kinase produces MLPSSLRATTTVHAYAVTVVDDSQRGDAARPNETANPPSVVVLPADGDVVGGVYRLTRLLGAGMFGKVFVAQREDVPEHRVALKLLPRSHYVGRNVERELVMLATVGHPHVVQLKDHGMTAEYVWFTMPVYQGETLAERLARGPLEMREAHDVFLAVARGLEALHAAGLRHQDIKPENIYLAVFGQRVHPILLDLGVAAEREATFVAGTALYASPEQLAALRGKGGAELPLTEKMDTYCLAATLLVSLVGDEHFPGANVKTMEDLERSLEIRADRPLPGNALLEIQGDAREKIEAAFKRWLSLDPAARPSMSRMAEELDVLLEPERDAARTEEQARQRQKTALQRFRIAAGALLVLAGAGGWVAYSNRETIRLGRELEAARAEGARSFDKLDMCNASYRTSRGDLARCEQEREDEKKRCNDQMEEELRVCGSDIQIDCALAKKKLMDQHAAQLKACETDAEAAARAAEEARAKLEGEWDTQRVALMAERDEQKKLAESRANELATCNDERTRLAVEHNGSRGPTGPTGTSSPAGSPTTGPSTIPASPPAAHPEGDDDDPYK; encoded by the coding sequence TTGCTCCCCAGCTCCCTGCGCGCCACCACGACCGTCCACGCCTACGCGGTCACGGTCGTGGACGATTCGCAACGCGGTGACGCGGCGAGGCCGAACGAGACCGCCAACCCGCCCTCGGTCGTCGTGCTGCCGGCCGACGGGGACGTCGTGGGCGGCGTCTATCGCCTCACGCGGCTGCTCGGCGCCGGGATGTTCGGCAAGGTCTTCGTCGCACAGCGCGAGGACGTGCCCGAGCACAGGGTCGCGCTCAAGCTCCTGCCGCGCTCGCACTACGTGGGCCGCAACGTCGAGCGCGAGCTCGTCATGCTCGCCACCGTCGGCCACCCGCACGTGGTCCAGCTCAAGGACCACGGCATGACGGCCGAGTACGTGTGGTTCACGATGCCCGTCTACCAGGGCGAGACGCTCGCGGAGCGGCTCGCGCGCGGGCCGCTCGAGATGCGGGAGGCGCACGACGTCTTCCTCGCCGTCGCGCGGGGGCTCGAGGCGCTGCACGCGGCAGGCCTGCGCCATCAGGACATCAAGCCCGAGAACATCTACCTCGCGGTCTTCGGCCAGCGCGTGCACCCCATCCTGCTCGACCTCGGCGTGGCGGCCGAGCGCGAGGCGACGTTCGTGGCGGGCACGGCGCTCTACGCGTCGCCCGAGCAGCTCGCCGCGCTGCGGGGCAAGGGGGGCGCCGAGCTGCCGCTCACCGAGAAGATGGACACCTACTGTCTCGCCGCGACCCTGCTCGTGTCGCTGGTCGGCGACGAGCACTTCCCCGGCGCCAACGTGAAGACGATGGAGGACCTCGAACGCTCGCTCGAGATCCGCGCCGATCGACCGCTGCCCGGCAACGCGCTGCTCGAGATCCAGGGCGACGCGCGCGAGAAGATCGAGGCGGCGTTCAAGCGCTGGCTGTCGCTCGACCCGGCCGCGCGCCCGTCGATGAGCCGCATGGCCGAGGAGCTGGACGTCCTGCTCGAGCCCGAGCGCGACGCGGCGCGCACCGAGGAGCAGGCGCGGCAGCGACAGAAGACCGCGCTCCAGCGGTTTCGCATCGCGGCCGGAGCGCTGCTCGTCCTGGCCGGCGCGGGCGGGTGGGTTGCGTACTCCAACCGCGAGACCATCCGCCTCGGCCGCGAGCTCGAAGCGGCCCGCGCCGAGGGCGCGCGATCGTTCGACAAGCTCGACATGTGCAACGCCTCCTACCGGACCTCGCGCGGCGATCTGGCGAGGTGCGAGCAGGAGCGCGAGGACGAGAAGAAGCGCTGCAACGATCAGATGGAAGAAGAGCTGCGGGTGTGCGGCTCCGACATCCAGATCGACTGCGCGCTCGCGAAGAAGAAGCTCATGGATCAGCACGCCGCGCAGCTCAAGGCGTGCGAGACCGACGCGGAGGCCGCCGCGCGCGCGGCCGAGGAGGCGCGCGCGAAGCTCGAGGGCGAGTGGGACACGCAGCGCGTCGCCCTCATGGCCGAGCGAGACGAGCAGAAGAAGCTCGCGGAGAGCCGCGCCAACGAGCTCGCGACGTGCAACGACGAGCGCACCCGCCTGGCGGTCGAGCACAACGGATCGCGCGGCCCAACCGGCCCGACGGGCACTTCGAGCCCGGCCGGGAGCCCGACCACCGGCCCCTCCACGATTCCCGCTTCGCCGCCCGCCGCGCACCCCGAGGGCGACGACGACGACCCCTATAAGTGA
- the map gene encoding type I methionyl aminopeptidase, producing the protein MSNVSIKTLKEVEGLRAAGQMAAETLIAVGEILRPGMTTEDINTFVHEDTVRRGGWPAPLNYHGFPKSVCTSVNDVVCHGIPGPRVLEPGDIINVDVTTIYNGFYGDTSATFYIGKPSNEAKHVTEVSRRCLELGIAQVREGARLGDIGAAIQEFAEGEGCSVVRAFVGHGIGRQFHEPPQVSHVGKRGQGMRLRAGMVFTIEPMINLGGYEVEILDDKWTVLTADRSLSAQFEHQIVVTKNGCEVLTRRSRKLPNSEIFGDVFSIAAAAGTP; encoded by the coding sequence GTGAGCAACGTGAGCATCAAGACGCTGAAGGAAGTGGAAGGCCTGCGCGCCGCCGGTCAGATGGCCGCCGAGACGCTCATCGCCGTCGGCGAGATCCTCCGCCCGGGGATGACGACCGAGGACATCAACACCTTCGTCCACGAAGACACCGTACGGCGCGGCGGCTGGCCGGCGCCGCTGAACTACCACGGCTTCCCGAAGAGCGTTTGCACCTCGGTCAACGACGTCGTCTGCCACGGCATCCCGGGCCCGCGCGTGCTCGAGCCGGGCGACATCATCAACGTCGACGTCACGACCATCTACAACGGCTTCTACGGCGACACGTCGGCGACGTTCTACATCGGCAAACCCTCGAACGAGGCCAAGCACGTGACCGAGGTGTCGCGGCGCTGCCTCGAGCTCGGCATCGCCCAGGTGCGCGAGGGAGCGCGGCTCGGCGACATCGGCGCGGCCATCCAGGAGTTCGCCGAGGGCGAGGGGTGCTCGGTCGTGCGCGCGTTCGTCGGCCACGGCATCGGGCGGCAGTTCCACGAGCCGCCGCAGGTCTCGCACGTGGGCAAACGCGGCCAGGGCATGCGCCTGCGCGCCGGCATGGTCTTCACGATCGAGCCGATGATCAACCTCGGCGGCTACGAGGTCGAGATCCTCGACGACAAGTGGACCGTCCTCACCGCAGACAGGTCGTTGTCGGCGCAGTTCGAGCACCAGATCGTGGTCACCAAGAACGGCTGCGAGGTCCTCACGCGCCGCAGCCGCAAGCTCCCGAACAGCGAGATTTTCGGCGACGTCTTCTCAATCGCGGCCGCCGCCGGCACGCCGTGA
- a CDS encoding DUF4398 domain-containing protein, whose translation MRSVTSAMLVALMMGACAGAAPVAEISRAERAILAAQEVGAEDQPASTIYLLLAREAYTKAQERLAVGDTEGARRLLLRAEADAELALTVARESSVRDAAERTLEEASHLGSGLR comes from the coding sequence ATGCGTTCCGTGACAAGCGCCATGCTCGTCGCCCTGATGATGGGGGCGTGCGCAGGTGCTGCGCCTGTCGCGGAGATCTCACGTGCCGAGCGGGCGATCTTGGCCGCTCAGGAGGTGGGCGCGGAGGATCAGCCGGCCAGCACGATCTACCTCCTGCTCGCGCGCGAGGCCTACACGAAGGCGCAGGAGCGGCTCGCGGTGGGCGACACGGAGGGCGCGCGGAGGCTCTTGCTCCGCGCCGAAGCGGACGCCGAGCTCGCGCTCACCGTGGCGCGCGAGTCGAGCGTCCGTGACGCGGCGGAGCGCACGCTCGAGGAGGCGAGCCATCTCGGCAGTGGGCTGCGTTGA